The Streptomyces sp. NBC_01237 genomic interval GCTGACGTTCGCCGCGACGTCGCCCCTGGTCGCCCGCGCCTCCCACCGGTGGGGCAGCGCACGCCTGCTGGTGGCGGCGCTCGGTGTGCTGGCCGTCGGAACGGTGGTCCGCTCCCTTCCCTCCGTCGTCTGCCTGTTCGCCGGAACGGTGATCCTTTCCGCGGCCATCGCGTTCGGCAACGTGCTGCTGCCCGCTCTGATCAGGCGGAGCGTGCCCGCCCACCGGATCCAGGCCGTCAGCGCTCTCTACGTGACCGTCATGGGCCTCATGGCCGCGGTCTCCTCCGGGATCTCCGCACCGCTGGCCCACACCGTGCCGGGTTCCTGGCGCACCGCGCTGGCCTGGGGCCTCGCGTTCACCGTCGCGGCGTTCCTCGCCTGGCTGCCCCGGATACGGGGTGACAAGCCGCAGGAGTCCACCGGCGCGGCCCACAGCCCGGTACCGTGGCGGTCGCGGCTCGCCTGGCAGGTCACCTTCTTCATGGGCCTGCAGTCCCTGGCCTTCTACACCGCCGTCGCGTGGCTGCCCAGCATCCTGATCGACCGCGGCACGAGCAGCACCACGGCCGGATGGATGCTCTTCTACTACCAGGTGGTGTCCCTGGCGGCCAGCAGCCTGCTGCCGCTGCTCACCCGGGGCCGGCACGACCAGCGCTGGACCGCGGCCGGGGCCTCGGTCCTCGTGGCGGGTGGCTTCACCGTACTGGTCGCCGCCCCCGCGCTGTCCGTCCTGGCATGCACCCTGCTGGGACTCGGCGGCGGCGCGTGCCTCGTCCTCGCGCTGACCTTCCAGAGCCAGCGCGCCGGCAGCTCCGGCGAAGCCGCCGCGCTGGCGGGCATGGCACAGTCCATCGGCTACCTCGTGGCGGCGGCCGGGCCCCTCCTCCTGGGCATCCTGCACGACACCACTCGCAGCTGGACGCTTCCGCTCACCGTCCTGGCCGTCCTCGGCATCGCCACGGCGGTCGCCGGACACGGTGCGGGACAGGACCGCCGCATACATCAGCCCGCCCCCTGACACGACCGCCCCGCCCGCACAGCGACTCCGCCCGCATGAACACGTATGAACGGCTGAACACGTATGCACGGCCGCGAAGGAGATCACACGTGTCCCGCTCCCGACTCCTGACCGACGGGTTCGACGCACGTACGGACCGACGAAGCGCCCATCTGTACGCGACCGACGCCCAGTTCCGTGACACCGCACCCCTGGGCACCGTCACCGAGGCGATCCGGCGGCCCGGACTGCCGCTCGCCGTGGCGGCGTGGCGGAGTCCCCCGTCCGACGCCGTCTCTTTCGGTCACGCTGCGACCGCGTCCTCACCGGCCAGGAACGGATTCAACAGCGTGAGCAGGGCGCGGGGCCGGTGCAGAGGAATGATGTGGCCACAGTCGTCGATGACGTGTCCGGTGAGGTCGTCGGCGAGGGGGCGGAGTTGGCGTTCCAGCGCGGCGCCCACAGGGTGTGCGCCCAGCGTCATTGTCGGCACCGTCAGGCGGGCGGTGGTGACGGCCTGCGAGATCTGCAGTGCGCTTTCGGGCAGAGCCCGGTAGTAGGAGAACGCGCGGCTCAATGCGGGGCTGCCCGTGTACGCGTGGACGAAGGCGTCCCGGATGGCCGGGGGCACTCCGTCGCCGAGTGTGCCGGTGTGCAGGAACCAGTCGATGTACGCGGCCTCGTGGCCCTCCAGCACGGTCTCGGCGAGGCCGGGCTCGGCGGTATGGAAGCCGAACCACCACGGCGGCCCGCCGGCGAGGAAGTCCTCGGCGCCCGGCAGCCCGCCCAGCACGGACTCCATGAGGACCAGGCGCCGGACGAGACCGGGGTGGCGCAGGGCGAGGAGGAAGGCCGCCGGGGTACCCGCGTCGATACCCACTACGGCGGCCGAAGACACGCCGAGTTCGGTGAGAAGCGCTGCGGCATCCTCGGCCAGGGTGCCGGCGTCATACCCGGAGGCGGCCGGGCTGCTCGCGCCGAATCCGCGCAGGTCCGGGGCGATGACGCGGTGGCGGTCGGCCAGGTCGGCCATGATGTCCGTCCATAGCTCCCAGGTGTGCGGAAAGCCGTGCAGCAGCAAGACGGCGGGGCCGGATCCGGCGAGGGCGACATTGAGTTCGACACCATTGACAGCAACACGTCGCAGTTCGGGCACGGAGGGACTCCAGGGCTGGTGAGAGGTGGTGAGGGCTGGTGACAAGGTCACGCTAGGGAACTAGCCTGGTCCTTCCAAGACGGCACTTTCCCCTCAGGTGGTGAGCCCCGGGTGACCACGTCCATGCCCGGCGAACCCGGCCGGCGGCCGGGTGAGCGCGGTGATCTGCTGAACCCGGACTGCCCGACCCGCCGGTTGCTCGACCGTATCGGCACCAAGTGGACGTCGATGGTGGTCAAGGTGTTGGCCGAGGCGGATCCCAGCGAACTCCGGTTCGCGGAACTCCGGCGTCGCATTCCGGGCATCTCACAGAAGATGCTCTCTGTCACGCTGCAGAGTCTGGTCCGTGACGGCCTGGTCGCGCGCCGCGTGGAACCCACAGTGCCGCCCGCCGTCCACTACCGGCTCACCGAGCTCGGCCTGTCCCTCGAAGGGCCGCTCTCCGCCCTGCGGGTCTGGGCCGAGACACACATGCCGGAGATCGACCGCAGTAACCGGCTCGCCGGGGCCTGACTTCTCCGGCAGGAAGAACGACGGTCACAGCCACTCGCCGAGGGTGGCGACGAGGACGGCCGCCTCATCGTTCATCGCTCAGGATCCACTTTCGGTGCACGCGCCGGTCCCGCACCACGGCCCCAGCTTCTCCGGATTGCGGACCGCCCAGATCCGGGTGACGCGGCCGTCGGCGACCTCGAACGAGGCCACGGTCATGACGGCTCCGGCCCGCCGGGCCACCAAGCCCGGCACACCGTTGACCGACCGCTCCAGCAGTTCGAGCCCCGGAGCCTTGTCGGCGATGGCCACCATGTACCGGGCGATGCGCGCACCGCCTTCGACCGGGCGTAGGACGGTACCGACCATGCCACCGCCGTCGGCGGTCATCACGGCGGCCGGGTCGAGGAGGTCGACGAGGGCCGCGATGTCCTTGGTCTCCCATGCCTCTTTGACCTGCCGCACCGTGTCGGCCTGCCCGGCCGCCGTCGCCGGGGTTCGCTCGACACGTACCCGGCGCCGGGCGGAGGCCGCGAGCTGCTTGCAGGCCGCAGAGGTCCGGCCGAGGACATCGGCGATCTCGGCGAACGGGTACCGGAAGACGTCGTGCAGGACGAACGCCACCCGCTCGGCGGGTGTCATCGACTCCAGGACGACGAGGAAGGCCATGGTCACCGATTCGTCCAGGACCAACTGGTCGGCGGGATCGGTGCCATGGCCGTGCTCCCACTCGGCGTGATCGGGCAGCGGATCGGGCAGCCACGCCCCGACATAGCGTTCACGCCGGGCCCGCGCCGAGCCGAGCACGTCCAGACAGATACGGCCGGTCACCGTGGTCAGCCAGGCACCGGGGGAAACGATCTCGTCCTGCCGACTTCGCGGCAACGCGTACCAGCGCGCGTACGCCTCCTGCACGGCGTCCTCGGACTCGGCAAGTGAACCGAGCAACCGGTAGGCGACATTGATCAGTTGGCGCCGCTCACCGGCTATCCCATCGGCGCCCGCCGCAGCTGTCCCCATACTCCCGATCACCTCCTCGCCTTACCTTTCGCAGGCCCGCGTCGTCGGGCTGGTGAGACCTTATCGATCTACTGCCTCCGGGCAGAAAAGGGGACCGCGGCATGGCAACCCAGGCGACGGCACAGCGCCGCTTCTCGTTTCTGCAGATCGCGATCATCCTGCAGACCCTGACCATCTTCCTTCAAGCGGTCTCCGCCGGACTGCTGCTGACCTCGTCCTACGGAGAGACGCTGCACAGTGCCGGAGCCCGCGTGATGTACGGGGCGTCGATGCTCTACGTGCTCGCGGCGGCGCTGGCGTGGAAGCCGGGCGGCGGCTCGCCCCGGCCCATCTGGTACGCGTCCGGCTTCCTCGTCCTCGCCTCGGTCCAGGTCGCGGTCGGCATCGCGCACATCCCGTCGGTCCATCTCCCCCTGGGCGTCCTGATGTTCGGCCTGAGCGTGCTGGCGCTGGCGCGGCGCTGAGGTCGGACACGGACGCCTGCACGGATCGGCAGGAGCCTGTCCGGCTGATCCGGGCGACACCGGTGCGGTGCCGTCGCTCGGCGCCCGGGGTTCGATCACGCCCACCAATGTCCCGTCACCACGCCCGAGCGACGCACCGAGCATGCCCGGCCCGCGCGAGCGTGACATCTTCGGGCCGTCCGGCGCTGGAATGAGTGCGGCCCCCGGCAGTCGGCGGCCGGGGGCCGCGCCCCGGTACTCGGCGGGTGCGCGGGTCAGTGTTGCGCCGCGGTGAGTTCGGCGAGACCGGCGCGGACAGCGGCGGCGCCTGCGTCGAGTTCGTCCCGCTCCCTCACTCGCCAGTTCGCGTCGATCCGCAACCCATCCCCCGCGAAGCGGGGGAAGACGTGCAGATGCACGTGGAAGACCTCCTGAAAGGCGGCCCCCACCCCATCAGATCCCCGGCCCGCGGACCAGTCGTTTGCGACCGCGGGGCCGAGCACGAGGAGCGATGGTCACAGCCGTTCGTCCACTGCCGCAACGACGACGGTCGCCCCGTGCCGAACGGCGATCCCGTCGGGCCGTCAACACCATTCCCGCGCCTTCCCGTTCGGGTGATCTACGGCGCGTCGGGAGGATCTCGGTGCGGTGTGGGAAGCCTCCAGGCGTCCGAATCCTGGGAGGGGAATTCGTGGGAGTGTCACGCGAGTACGGCGCCATCAGCGAGGGGCCGACGCCGGCCGATGCGGCGGGGACGCTCGCACTGCCCTATCCGAGCGGTTGGTCCGCACTGGCCTTCTCCGACGAGTTGCGCCCCGGTGCTGTGCTCACACGGCCCCTGGCGGGCCAGGACGTGGTGCTGTACCGGCTCGGTACGGGGGCTGTCCGTGCCGTCCGTCCGTACTGCCCGCATCTCGGTGCGCATCTGGGTCTGGCGAAGGTCGACGGGGACGATCTCGTATGTCCCTTCCACTTCTTCGCTTTCGGCCCCGACGGCACCTGCGTGCGGACGGGGTACGACACGAAGCCTCCGAGGTCGCCGTTGGCGCAGCTGCCCGTGCACGAGGTCAACGGTGCCGTCTTCGTGTGGCGGCACCACGACGGCCGGGCGCCGGACTGGTTCATTCCCGAGTGGCACGAGATCGGCCACCGACCTGCCCGCAACGCTGCCTGGGAACTGGCGGGCAATGTCCAGGAAGTCATCGAGAACTCGGTGGACCTCGGGCATTTCGCCACCCTGCACGGCTGGGCCAAGGCCGAGATCGGCGGTCCTGTCAGTTACGACGACGCCTCGTTCCATGTGTCCATGCGGGCCCACGAGTCGGCGCCGCTCCTCGGCGACTTCGTCGTCGATGTGGAAGTGGACGGTTACGGACTCGGCTGCCTGCACGCCGACGTGCACACGCCCAGGCTCGGGCTGCGGATGTGCACGATGGTCATGCCGACGGCGATCGCCCCCAACCGGATGCAGTTCCGCCAGAAGAACCGCATCGCCTTCACCGAGACGGCCCGGCTGCCGGCCCCTCTCGCCCGTGTGGTGAGCCGAACCGCCGCCAGGCTGCTGGACCGCGCCGTCTTCCGGTCGAGTTGCGAGTTCACCGCGGCCGACTTTCCGATCTGGCACCACAAGCAGTACCAGCAGCCTCCCCGGCTCGCCCCGGGCGACGGGCCGATCGGTCCCTTCCGGCGCTGGGCCCGGCGGTTCTACCCGGTGCCGGCGGTAGCGGAGGAACTCGGTTCGGCGACAACGACGAACGAGGCAGCGGAGCTGACAGGACTGCCGCGCCCCGAGAGCTCGTAACACGGTCGCGCAGGCGCGGAACGGGCGGTTGGGGGCCAGGTTGAGCAGAGCGCCGCTGCCGGTGCCAAGGCCGTTCACCGGCTACGCCGGAGTCATCCCGGAATGAGGAGGCTCGGCCACCACCGTTCCGAAGCAGCCCTCCGGTGCCGCGGTCTGCCCCCGCACGGGTCAGTCGTTCCGAGGCGTGTGCGGTGGTGGAGCCGCCACAACGGGTGGCTCGCCATCGCCCGATGCGTCGGCCTCATCGCTCTCGGCCACCACCGGTCGACGGCGCGGTTCCCCCGCGCCCAGGCACGGGTGTGCGGGCCGCCTCCCGCCAGGGCGGCGGCCCGCACACCTACCAGGTCACCAGGAGCCGCATCGGGCTGCGGGAAGTGGAGCCCAGCCGCCAGGCGACCCTGTCCGGCGGCTCCGCGATCCTCAAGCCCGGGAATCCGGCGGCCAGGCGGTGCAGGGCCAGTTGCAGCTCCAGCCGGGCCAGCCAGGCGCCCAGGCAGTAGTGCGGTCCGGCGCCGAACGACAGGGTCGGGGCCTCCATCGGAGCGAACAGGTCATCGAGCGGCGTCTTCGAGAAGACCGCCGGGTCCCGGTTGGCCATGCCGCAGTCCGCGACGACCACCGCGCCCTCCGGAATGGTCACGCCGCCCACGTCGACGGCCGCGGAGGCGCGGCGTACGCTCCCCCGGTCGTCGCCCAGGGGGACCAGGTGGAGCAGCCGGTCGGCCACCGCCCCCGCCGCCGCCTCGTCGGTACCGAGCCGGGGCCAGCACTCGGGCCGTTCACCGAGCAGGTAGAGGAGGGAGTTGCCGAGCATGGTCATCGTGCTGTCGTGGCCTCCCACCACCAGTCCGCAGACCAGGCTGACCAGCTGGGCCTCGGGGATCTCGCCCTCCTCGTCGGCGGCCGCGACCAGGCTGCTGACCAGATCGTCCCCCGGCTTCAGGCGCCGCTCGGCCAGCAGTTCGGCACCGAACGCGGTGAACTCGGCCAGCGCGGTGGCCACTTCGGGCGCGGAGTGGGAACCGTCCGAGAAGGCGTGCTCGCTCCAGTGCCGCAGCCGGCCCCAGGCCGAGGCGTCGAGCCCCATCAGCCGGCTGATCACCGCCACCGGCAGCGGGAGGGCGAATTCGGCGACGATGTCCACCGGCCGCTGCCCGCGGTCCAGTTCGTCCAGGAGCTGTTCCACGATCGCGGCGATCCAGGGGCGCCAGCGGGCGACGGCCCTCGGTGTGAACGCGCGGCGCAGGGTGCGGCGCAGCCGCAGGTGGTCGAGGCCGTCCTGGTTGAAGATCAGGTCGGGGTTGTTCACGAGACCCGGCGCTTCCGACAGGGCCGGACCGTCCGCCGCGTACAGTTCGGCGCGGCCGAACCGGGTGTCGGTGAGGACCTGCCGCACATCGGGATATCGGCTCACCAGCCAGCCCGGGGACCCGTCGGGCAGCGTCATGGTCCGGGGTGGGCCGGGTTCGGCGAAGTCCAGCCGGTGGAGCGGGGGCAGCGGCTCGTCGGGGCCGGCCTTCGTGGTGCTGTCCGCGGCGGGCACGGTGCCTCCTGGTGTCGTCGTCGTCCGTTGCGGCAAGGGCTGTCCCAGCGGTCCCGGTGCATCGGCGCCCGGTGCCGGACGAGCTGCGTCGCAGGGCGGAGGGACGTCCGTGTACTGGATGTGTGCGGGTGCTCCGACAGCGCGGCGAGGTGCCGTGGTCGTCGTCGCGGGCCCGCCGGGGATCGTGGGACAGCCCTTACGGGTCACAGCTCGACCAGGACCTTTCCGAGGTTCGCCGCCCGGTCGTGATACAGACTCCCGTAGGCGGCCGGAATGTTGTCGAAGCCGCTGTGGAGGGTGTGGTCGAAGACGACCTCGCCCCGGCGGATCTGGCCGCCGAGTTCGGTGTGGAGTGTCCGCCAGTTCTCGTCGGTGAACCATTCCAGGGAGAAGATGCCGCGTACCGTCGTGCGCGGGAACATGATGTACGGCAGGAGCCGGGGGCCCACGGCGTCCCGGCCCACCTGGGTCGCCCACTGCCAGCAGACGGCGACCTGGCTGTTGATGTTCAACATGGAGAACACCGCGTCGGTCACGGCGCCGCCCAGGTTGTCGAAGTAGCGGTCGACACCGTCCGGGGCCGCCTGCGCGAGCGCGTCGCGGATGCTGTCGGGGCTGTCCCCGTGCCGGTACTCGACGACGGCGTCGAAGCCGAGGCCGGTGAGGTGCCCGGCCTTCTGGGGGCTCGATGTCGTACCGATCACGCGCGCTCCGGCCCGCCGGGCCAGCTGGCCCACCAGTGCGCCGACGGAGCCGGAGGCACCGCTGATCACGAGGGTGTCACCGGGGCGGATCGTCATGAACTTGGTCAGCGTGCCCCAGGCCGTCATACCGGGGCCGCCCATCGCGCTCAGCGCCGTCGGCAGCGGAAGGGCGTCGTCGTACCAGGCGGGGTCCAGGCGGCGGTAGGCGGGGAAGACCATCGGGAACGTGCCGGTCTGCCAGAGCGTGGCGGCGCCCGTGCCGATCACATGGGAGCGCCAGCCCCCGAACCCCTGCACCAGGTCGCCGGGCCGGTGCGCGGCCAGGGGTCCGGCCTCCAGCACCTCCATGATCGAGTCGGCCCCCATGTGCCCGCCGAGCGGAGTGTCCAGGGCGATGCCCTGGAGGTACGGGTCCACCGAGACGTACAGCGTCCTGAGCAGCATCTCGTCGGGGGCGAGGTCCACGTCGATGTCCTCGACGACCTTCTCGTAGACCCGGTCGGTGTCGGGAACACCCTTGACGTGCTCACGGACCACCCACTTCTTGATCTTCATTTCGCTTCCCTTCCCATGCCTGCGTGCTTCCCGACCGGAATGACGAGATGGGTCGGCGGCGGCCCTGTCCGGTCGATGGAGGCGGTGAACGTCCTGTCGTCGTCACGGCAGATGAACTGCACGACGTGCCGGCCGGCCGCCGCGGCGCGGATCAGCCCGCCGGTCGTGGCCCAGACACCGGACTGGTAGAAGTTGCTCAGCCCCGGCAGTCCGGGCCCGTGTTTCTTGACCAGTTCCTCCAGCGTCTCCCCGCTCTCCACGAACGGCTGCCAGCCGAGGACGGTCCCGTCGTGGTTGCCCGTGTAGCGGACCTGGGTGAGCGGGCTCGACACGTCGCGTACGGCGATCGCGGCCTCGATGCCGGGATAGCGCTCCTCCAGGAATCTCACGAGCGCCACGCGTGCCCGGCGTTTGGCGGCGTAGTAGCCGCGTCCGTGCCGCACGGGCAGCGTGTGGAGTTCCTGGCCGCCGCGGGCGCGGCTGATCTGCTCCGGCCCTTCGTCCAGTTCGCGCCAGGGGGCGATGTCGCTGAAGTACGTGGCGTAGATGACGGTCGTCTCCTCGGGGGAGAGTTCCGGGTAGTGGCTGCTGCGGAACTGGACGTTGATGCTCGGATGGCGGATGCCGGTCAGCTCGGCCGCCTGGGCGTCGTCCAGCAGATACGTCGTGCACGGGTCGGCTTCGGGGAAGGTGCGCTTGAGCCCGAGGAACAGGGTGAAGTAGCCCGGGAACACCATGCCCGGTTCGTGGATGGTCTCGGTGTAGAGGCGGCGGTAGGCGTCGTTGAGATAGCGCCCGCCCAGGAACTTCATCATGGTGGTGTGCCCGTCGCAGGCGGAGACCACGATGTCGGCCCGGATCTCGCGCCCGTCGCTGAGGCGGACCCCGACCGCCCTGTCCCGCTCGACGAGCACCTCCTCGACCTTGGCGTTGTACGTCACCTCGCCGCCGAGACGCCGGTAGCGTTGCTCGATCGACTCCGCCAGTCCGAGCGAGCCGCCCTCGGGCACGCCCGCGGACAGATTGGCGTGCGAGGCGAGCTGGAAATGGGTGGGCAGGACGGGGAACGCCGGGTGTTTCTCGTACAGGACGAAGTTGAACGCCTGGCGCAGCAGCGGGTCCTTGAATCTCGCCGAGTAGTCGGACATGAGCACGCTGATCGACTTGCGGATGGAGTTGAAGTACGGGATGAACGAGGCCAGCATGCGCCAGCGTTCGGTCCGTCCCATGAGTCCGACCGGCTTGAGGAAGGGGTAGACGGCCAGACACTTGCG includes:
- a CDS encoding winged helix-turn-helix transcriptional regulator; translated protein: MPGEPGRRPGERGDLLNPDCPTRRLLDRIGTKWTSMVVKVLAEADPSELRFAELRRRIPGISQKMLSVTLQSLVRDGLVARRVEPTVPPAVHYRLTELGLSLEGPLSALRVWAETHMPEIDRSNRLAGA
- a CDS encoding phytoene desaturase family protein, coding for MIIIGAGLGGLSTGCYAQLNGYRTQILEMHEIPGGCCTAWERGDFTLDACVSWLLGSGPGNEMHQIWLELGALQGKEVRHFDVFNIVRGQDGRAVYFYSDPDRLQAHLTELSPADAKQIKEFCKQLRAFRKCLAVYPFLKPVGLMGRTERWRMLASFIPYFNSIRKSISVLMSDYSARFKDPLLRQAFNFVLYEKHPAFPVLPTHFQLASHANLSAGVPEGGSLGLAESIEQRYRRLGGEVTYNAKVEEVLVERDRAVGVRLSDGREIRADIVVSACDGHTTMMKFLGGRYLNDAYRRLYTETIHEPGMVFPGYFTLFLGLKRTFPEADPCTTYLLDDAQAAELTGIRHPSINVQFRSSHYPELSPEETTVIYATYFSDIAPWRELDEGPEQISRARGGQELHTLPVRHGRGYYAAKRRARVALVRFLEERYPGIEAAIAVRDVSSPLTQVRYTGNHDGTVLGWQPFVESGETLEELVKKHGPGLPGLSNFYQSGVWATTGGLIRAAAAGRHVVQFICRDDDRTFTASIDRTGPPPTHLVIPVGKHAGMGREAK
- a CDS encoding MDR family NADP-dependent oxidoreductase, with protein sequence MKIKKWVVREHVKGVPDTDRVYEKVVEDIDVDLAPDEMLLRTLYVSVDPYLQGIALDTPLGGHMGADSIMEVLEAGPLAAHRPGDLVQGFGGWRSHVIGTGAATLWQTGTFPMVFPAYRRLDPAWYDDALPLPTALSAMGGPGMTAWGTLTKFMTIRPGDTLVISGASGSVGALVGQLARRAGARVIGTTSSPQKAGHLTGLGFDAVVEYRHGDSPDSIRDALAQAAPDGVDRYFDNLGGAVTDAVFSMLNINSQVAVCWQWATQVGRDAVGPRLLPYIMFPRTTVRGIFSLEWFTDENWRTLHTELGGQIRRGEVVFDHTLHSGFDNIPAAYGSLYHDRAANLGKVLVEL
- a CDS encoding alpha/beta fold hydrolase, translating into MPELRRVAVNGVELNVALAGSGPAVLLLHGFPHTWELWTDIMADLADRHRVIAPDLRGFGASSPAASGYDAGTLAEDAAALLTELGVSSAAVVGIDAGTPAAFLLALRHPGLVRRLVLMESVLGGLPGAEDFLAGGPPWWFGFHTAEPGLAETVLEGHEAAYIDWFLHTGTLGDGVPPAIRDAFVHAYTGSPALSRAFSYYRALPESALQISQAVTTARLTVPTMTLGAHPVGAALERQLRPLADDLTGHVIDDCGHIIPLHRPRALLTLLNPFLAGEDAVAA
- a CDS encoding Rieske 2Fe-2S domain-containing protein translates to MGVSREYGAISEGPTPADAAGTLALPYPSGWSALAFSDELRPGAVLTRPLAGQDVVLYRLGTGAVRAVRPYCPHLGAHLGLAKVDGDDLVCPFHFFAFGPDGTCVRTGYDTKPPRSPLAQLPVHEVNGAVFVWRHHDGRAPDWFIPEWHEIGHRPARNAAWELAGNVQEVIENSVDLGHFATLHGWAKAEIGGPVSYDDASFHVSMRAHESAPLLGDFVVDVEVDGYGLGCLHADVHTPRLGLRMCTMVMPTAIAPNRMQFRQKNRIAFTETARLPAPLARVVSRTAARLLDRAVFRSSCEFTAADFPIWHHKQYQQPPRLAPGDGPIGPFRRWARRFYPVPAVAEELGSATTTNEAAELTGLPRPESS
- a CDS encoding CynX/NimT family MFS transporter, whose translation is MSSQPASPARQHSASGPPAAESALPAVSVGLVVAICLVAANLRTTLTGVGALLPEIEHGSGLTSSWGGLLSTLPLLTFAATSPLVARASHRWGSARLLVAALGVLAVGTVVRSLPSVVCLFAGTVILSAAIAFGNVLLPALIRRSVPAHRIQAVSALYVTVMGLMAAVSSGISAPLAHTVPGSWRTALAWGLAFTVAAFLAWLPRIRGDKPQESTGAAHSPVPWRSRLAWQVTFFMGLQSLAFYTAVAWLPSILIDRGTSSTTAGWMLFYYQVVSLAASSLLPLLTRGRHDQRWTAAGASVLVAGGFTVLVAAPALSVLACTLLGLGGGACLVLALTFQSQRAGSSGEAAALAGMAQSIGYLVAAAGPLLLGILHDTTRSWTLPLTVLAVLGIATAVAGHGAGQDRRIHQPAP
- a CDS encoding cytochrome P450, producing the protein MPAADSTTKAGPDEPLPPLHRLDFAEPGPPRTMTLPDGSPGWLVSRYPDVRQVLTDTRFGRAELYAADGPALSEAPGLVNNPDLIFNQDGLDHLRLRRTLRRAFTPRAVARWRPWIAAIVEQLLDELDRGQRPVDIVAEFALPLPVAVISRLMGLDASAWGRLRHWSEHAFSDGSHSAPEVATALAEFTAFGAELLAERRLKPGDDLVSSLVAAADEEGEIPEAQLVSLVCGLVVGGHDSTMTMLGNSLLYLLGERPECWPRLGTDEAAAGAVADRLLHLVPLGDDRGSVRRASAAVDVGGVTIPEGAVVVADCGMANRDPAVFSKTPLDDLFAPMEAPTLSFGAGPHYCLGAWLARLELQLALHRLAAGFPGLRIAEPPDRVAWRLGSTSRSPMRLLVTW
- the sigJ gene encoding RNA polymerase sigma factor SigJ, with amino-acid sequence MGTAAAGADGIAGERRQLINVAYRLLGSLAESEDAVQEAYARWYALPRSRQDEIVSPGAWLTTVTGRICLDVLGSARARRERYVGAWLPDPLPDHAEWEHGHGTDPADQLVLDESVTMAFLVVLESMTPAERVAFVLHDVFRYPFAEIADVLGRTSAACKQLAASARRRVRVERTPATAAGQADTVRQVKEAWETKDIAALVDLLDPAAVMTADGGGMVGTVLRPVEGGARIARYMVAIADKAPGLELLERSVNGVPGLVARRAGAVMTVASFEVADGRVTRIWAVRNPEKLGPWCGTGACTESGS